ACCTGATCGGGGCCGCCACCATGGACGAGGCCGTGCAGAAGGCCCTGGCACTCGCCGGCAAGTAGAACCCGCCGCACCGCAACCGGCGACAAGAACAGGAGCGAACCATGGCGATTTTCTGCACGCGCGAGACGAAGATCCTGATCCAGGGCATCACCGGCCGCGACGGGAGCTTCCACGCGAAGTCCATGCTCGGCTACGGCACCAACATCGTGGCGGGCGTCACGCCGGGCCGCGGCGGCCAGACC
The window above is part of the bacterium genome. Proteins encoded here:
- a CDS encoding succinate--CoA ligase subunit alpha, which codes for MAIFCTRETKILIQGITGRDGSFHAKSMLGYGTNIVAGVTPGRGGQT